The following coding sequences are from one Dreissena polymorpha isolate Duluth1 chromosome 8, UMN_Dpol_1.0, whole genome shotgun sequence window:
- the LOC127841055 gene encoding acylpyruvase FAHD1, mitochondrial-like codes for MATNLKNFMQVGRKIVAVGRNYRAHALELGNQVPTKPILFLKPTSSYITEGEKIKIPVGCSSLHHEVELGIVIGKPGSRISEQEAMNHVAGYVLALDMTARDFQDEAKKKGQPWSLAKGFDTSCPVSSFIEKKSLTAPENTRLWLKVNDAIKQDGNTKDMIFSIPFLVSYISTYFKLEEGDVILTGTPEGVGPVCEGDVIQAGLGDIVSFTFQVEKS; via the exons atgGCAACCAACTTGAAGAATTTCATGCAAGTTGGTCGAAAAATAGTTGCCGTAGGAAGAAATTATCG AGCTCATGCTTTGGAGCTTGGAAATCAGGTTCCGACAAAACCAATATTATTCCTGAAACCAACATCCTCCTACATTACAGAGGGAGAGAAAATTAAG ATTCCAGTGGGGTGTTCATCCCTGCACCATGAAGTAGAGCTGGGGATCGTGATAGGCAAGCCTGGATCCAGGATCTCAGAGCAGGAAGCCATGAATCATGTGGCTGGCTACGTCCTCGCTCTCGACATGACTGCACGGGACTTCCAGGATGAGGCAAAGAAGAAAGGCCAGCCCTGGTCACTAGCCAAGGGCTTTGATACCTCCTGTCCGGTCAGCagttttattgagaaaaagagtcttactgctCCAGAGAATACCAGGCTGTGGCTCAAAGTGAATGATGCCATAAAACAAGATGGGAATACCAAGGATATGATATTCTCCATTCCATTTTTAGTGAGTTACATCAGCACTTACTTTAAGTTGGAGGAAGGAGATGTAATACTGACAGGGACGCCTGAGGGGGTGGGGCCGGTGTGTGAAGGTGATGTCATACAGGCAGGACTAGGGGATATTGTGTCTTTCACTTTTCAGGTTGAGAAGTCCTAA